A window of the Brassica oleracea var. oleracea cultivar TO1000 chromosome C1, BOL, whole genome shotgun sequence genome harbors these coding sequences:
- the LOC106342230 gene encoding NAC domain-containing protein 86-like translates to MQMGSSSLPPGFRFHPTDQELIGYYLSRKIEGLEIELEVIPVIDLYKFDPWELPDKSFLPNRDMEWFFFCPRDKKYPNGFRTNRATKAGYWKPTGKDRKITCRSSGVITGYRKTLVFYEGRAPLGERTNWFMHEYRLNHDDLSQKSPKFKGAFALCRVVKKNQLKTKTLKNKEEQAVGSGCSSLATSPCRDGTMQFQSFNPSSSTTNKSSSMWISPDFILDSSKDYPQIQEVASEYFPKFHFPVNAANHHVGLRESSSYLNVDQDIDQSMQTGYWPNYEYDQTGSFGYSNLF, encoded by the exons ATGCAAATGGGAAGTTCATCTTTACCTCCAGGATTTAGATTCCATCCAACAGATCAGGAGCTCATAGGCTATTATTTAAGTAGAAAGATAGAAGGTCTTGAGATCGAGCTTGAAGTCATTCCTGTTATCGATTTATACAAATTCGATCCTTGGGAGTTACCAG ATAAGTCTTTCCTTCCAAACAGAGATATGGAATGGTTCTTTTTCTGTCCTAGGGACAAAAAGTATCCAAACGGTTTCCGAACCAATAGGGCTACAAAAGCCGGATACTGGAAACCGACCGGTAAAGACCGGAAAATCACTTGTAGATCGTCGGGTGTTATAACCGGATACCGGAAAACACTAGTTTTCTACGAAGGTCGTGCCCCATTGGGCGAGAGAACTAACTGGTTCATGCATGAATATCGTCTAAATCATGACGATCTTTCTCAAAAATCACCAAAATTCAAG GGAGCTTTCGCATTATGTCGTGTAGTTAAGAAGAACCAACTTAAGACTAAAACCTTGAAAAATAAAGAAGAACAAGCAGTTGGCTCCGGTTGCTCTAGCCTTGCGACTTCTCCCTGTCGAGATGGAACGATGCAGTTTCAATCATTCAACCCTTCTTCTTCTACTACAAACAAATCTTCTAGCATGTGGATATCTCCTGATTTCATCCTTGATTCCTCCAAG GATTATCCTCAAATTCAGGAGGTTGCTTCTGAGTACTTTCCCAAATTTCATTTTCCAGTCAATGCAGCCAACCATCACGTGGGACTTCGCGAGAGTTCTTCTTATTTGAACGTTGATCAGGACATTGACCAATCAATGCAAACTGGTTATTGGCCAAATTATGAATACGACCAAACGGGTTCATTCGGTTACTCAAACCTTTTCTAG